The Natrarchaeobius halalkaliphilus genomic sequence ACTGGCGCTGACGGAGTGTCTGGCGTACGCTCGAGCGGTCGGCGTGAGCGACGGCTCGAGCGGAACGGAAATCGGTCGGATGGACGGCTCCGGATTCTACTGGCTCGGAGGCGGGGACGACAGGATGCTCGTGGCGGCCCACGAAATCACGGTTCCGCACCTCCCCGCCCACGCCCACGCCCACCCCGGACACGTGTGTCTCTGGATCGACGGGCAGCGGGTGTTGACCGACACGGGCGTTTACGAGTACGCTGCGGGGCCCCGTCGCCAGCACGCTCGAAGCGCCCGAAGTCACAACACGGTACAGGTCGGCCGAACGGAACCCGCCCGGATGGCGTCCTCGTTCTGGCTGTGGGGCCGTCTCGGTCCAACTGTGTCGTTCGCCGAAACGGACGGGACGCTCGAGTTCTCCTATTCCGTGGATGGAATCGGTCGTCCAACGTATAGACACGATCGAAAGATCACTCACGAGTCCAGAGTCTGGACGGTGGGCGATCGGGTCGACAGTAACGGGAAACCGGTGACGAGTCGACTGCACGTCCATCCGGCGTTCGACGCGAGGATGGCGAACGATCGGGTCCGGATCGAGGACACGCAGGCGGAACCGGTCCTCTCCGTGGCCCCGTCCGGACACGAACGAGTTTCGGTCGAGACGGCACCGTACTATCCCGAGTACGGACGGGAACGCCCTCGAGACGTGATCGTCCTGCGACACTCGCAGTCGGAACCGCTCTGGGTGCAGTTCGAGAGTTCGACGGAGTAATTTCCCGATGAACGGCCATATGCTGGCAATAAAAAAGAAACGTCGAACGGTGGTGGGTGGTTATAATGCGCCAACTGCAGCAGGATTTCAGCAGCGGGGAACTACAACTCGCCGAGATTCCGCAACCCCGCACGTCCTCGAACGGCGTTCTCGTCGACACTCGCTACTCGCTAGTGAGTGCCGGGACCGAACGGGCGATGATCGAACTGGCGAACAAAACCCTCCTGGGAAAAGCGAAAGAGCGTCCGGACCTCGCCAAACAGGTCATCAACAAGGCGCGAAACGACGGCCTCCGTTCGACGTATCACTCGGTACGGTCGCGTCTCGACAAACCGCTTCCGCTCGGCTATAGCTGTTCGGGACGTGTTATCGACGTCGGAGACGATGTCACCGAGTTTTCCGAGGGCGATTTAGTCGCCTGTGGCGGTGCCGAATACGCGACCCACGCCGAAGTAAACCACGTCCCGGAGAACCTCTGCGTCTCCGTTCCCGACGGGGTTTCGCCCCGCGATGCGGCGTTCACCACCATCGGTGCGATCGCATTACAGGGAGTTCGTCGCCTCGAGCCGACGCCGGGCGAACGGATCGCGGTGATCGGGCTCGGGCTCGTCGGACAGCTCGCAGCCAAACTACTGTCCGCGTACGGACACCCGGTACTCGGAATCGACATCGACGAGTCGAAGGTTGCGGCAGTGGACGAACTCGAGGCGAGCGCCGTCATCGAACAGGATAACGTGGAGTACATTGCGGAGTCGTTCGGCGACGAAGGCGGCGTTGACGGCGTGATCATCGCTGCGGCAACGGATTCGGACGAACCCGTCGAACTGGCCGGGAAAATCTGTCGAGAACGAGGTCGGGTATCGGTCGTCGGCGACGTCGGCATGGATATCCCGCGGTCGGAGTACTACGAGAAAGAACTTGACTTTCGGCTCTCCAGATCGTACGGCCCCGGCAGGTACGATCGGTCATACGAGGAGAAGGGGCTCGATTATCCGATCGGCCAGGTTCGATGGACGGAAAATCGAAACATGGCGGAGTTCCTTCGACTCGTCGGAGACGGACGCATCGACCTCGAGGGACTCGTCTCACACACGTATTCGTTCGGCGAGGCACTGGACGCGTACGATTTCATTCTGAACGGCGGCGACTACACGGGTGTCGTTCTGGAGTACGAGCGCCAACCCGAACGGGAGAACGGCCGGCTCGACCTCGAGTCAGTTCCGAAGCGGTCGGTATCGAACGAGATCTCCGTCGGTGTAATCGGCGCCGGTACCTTCGCGACGGGCACGCTGTTGCCGGCGATATCGAGCGTCGACGACCTGAGTATCGCCGCTGTCGCCACCGCCACCGGCGGCAGCGCTCGAGCGGTCGGCGAGAAGTACGACGTCGATTTCGTCACGACCGACTACGAGGAGATCGTTCGCGACGACGGAATCGACCTCGTCGTCGTCGCCACTCGCCACGATCTGCACGCCGAAATCGCCGTGAGCGCGCTCGAGGCCGGGAAGGACGTCCACGTCGAGAAACCACCCGCACTCGATCGAGAGGAGCTATCAGCGCTCGTCGAGGCGGAACGGTCCGCGGACGGCCGGTTGATGGTCGGATACAACCGC encodes the following:
- a CDS encoding bi-domain-containing oxidoreductase, whose protein sequence is MRQLQQDFSSGELQLAEIPQPRTSSNGVLVDTRYSLVSAGTERAMIELANKTLLGKAKERPDLAKQVINKARNDGLRSTYHSVRSRLDKPLPLGYSCSGRVIDVGDDVTEFSEGDLVACGGAEYATHAEVNHVPENLCVSVPDGVSPRDAAFTTIGAIALQGVRRLEPTPGERIAVIGLGLVGQLAAKLLSAYGHPVLGIDIDESKVAAVDELEASAVIEQDNVEYIAESFGDEGGVDGVIIAAATDSDEPVELAGKICRERGRVSVVGDVGMDIPRSEYYEKELDFRLSRSYGPGRYDRSYEEKGLDYPIGQVRWTENRNMAEFLRLVGDGRIDLEGLVSHTYSFGEALDAYDFILNGGDYTGVVLEYERQPERENGRLDLESVPKRSVSNEISVGVIGAGTFATGTLLPAISSVDDLSIAAVATATGGSARAVGEKYDVDFVTTDYEEIVRDDGIDLVVVATRHDLHAEIAVSALEAGKDVHVEKPPALDREELSALVEAERSADGRLMVGYNRRFSDPAREIADELAGRETPFMAQYRINAGSVPLDHWTLDPEEGGGRIVGEVCHFVDLIQYFAESSPSRVYACGPAVPEDSPTRQNVQATVELEDGSTGVITYTTLGDDSDDKEHVEVFHGERSTTIRDFKTGRLGLNQAKGFESEFREFASAIQNGQSAPIGLEEIVQTSLTTFAIRESLTESEVVELSPMSFPGTSIEGRGFD